A segment of the Falsirhodobacter algicola genome:
TCGTGCCGGTGGTGATCGGCGGCGTGGTTCTGGGAACGATGTCGGGCTTTGCCTTCGCCTTTCTGTCCTTCCCGCTGAAGAAGATGACCTTCGTGATGCTGACGCTGGGCATGATGGTCCCGACCGAGGCGTATATCATCCCGCTCTATTACGAGATGCTGCATCTGGGGCTGATCAACACCTATGCCGCGCTGATTCTGCCGCAGATCGCCATGTCGGTGCCCTTTGCGACGCTGTTCATGGCCTCGGCGATGCAGCAACTGCCGGTGGACATTCTGGAGGCCGCGCGCATTGACGGCGCCTCGCGCGGGCGGATCCTGACGAAGGTGATCCTGCCGCTGATGGGGCCCTCGATCTCCTCTCTCAGCCTGTTCCTGTTCATCTGGACGTGGAACGAGTTCCTGATCCCGCTCATCCTCGTCAATGACGACAGCCTTCGCACGCTGCCCCTCGGCATGCTGTTCTTCCAAGGCCGCAACACGA
Coding sequences within it:
- a CDS encoding carbohydrate ABC transporter permease, with translation MPTSATRATKAAGFRIVMWGFALFAIVPFALLILTSLKSQPDLMRGAFALPSRLHFENFVSAWVDGHFSTYFRNSVLVVVPVVIGGVVLGTMSGFAFAFLSFPLKKMTFVMLTLGMMVPTEAYIIPLYYEMLHLGLINTYAALILPQIAMSVPFATLFMASAMQQLPVDILEAARIDGASRGRILTKVILPLMGPSISSLSLFLFIWTWNEFLIPLILVNDDSLRTLPLGMLFFQGRNTINIPVLTAGAVVVILPVIIAFLFFQRKFIDGLTAGASK